Proteins encoded together in one Bombiscardovia nodaiensis window:
- the recA gene encoding protein RecA, producing the protein MAHQTNSKGKSKVEELDGMDPRRKAALDTALAQVEKSFGKGSAMRLGDKPAQDVEVIPTGSLALDMALGIGGLPRGRIVEIYGPESSGKTTLALHAVANAQKNGGVAAFIDAEHALDPDYARKLGVDTDSLIVSQPDNGEQALEIADMLIRSGALDIIVIDSVAALVPKAEIDGDMGDSHVGLQARLMSQALRKMTGALSQANTTAVFINQLREKIGVFFGSPETTTGGKALKFYASVRLDIRRIQTLKNGDEAVGNRTKVKVVKNKMAPPFKIAEFDILYGEGISKEGSVIDMALQANVIKKSGSWFTYEGDQLGQGRENVRQFLKDNPGLTQEVENKVKAAFGLHPAGESQPDESESKAPSASEPTDKAEEPATGADEPQAASKGQPVLAAQAA; encoded by the coding sequence ATGGCACATCAGACGAATAGTAAGGGCAAGTCGAAGGTCGAAGAGTTGGACGGCATGGATCCCCGCCGCAAAGCAGCTCTCGACACAGCCTTGGCGCAAGTGGAAAAGAGCTTTGGCAAGGGGTCAGCCATGCGCTTGGGTGACAAGCCGGCCCAAGATGTGGAGGTCATTCCCACCGGTTCTTTGGCCTTAGACATGGCGTTGGGTATTGGGGGACTTCCCCGGGGGCGCATCGTAGAAATCTACGGACCAGAGTCCTCTGGTAAGACCACGCTGGCCTTACACGCCGTAGCGAACGCGCAGAAAAATGGGGGAGTAGCAGCCTTCATTGATGCTGAGCACGCTCTCGATCCTGACTATGCCCGCAAGCTCGGTGTCGACACCGATTCACTCATCGTCTCCCAGCCAGACAATGGCGAGCAGGCCCTAGAGATCGCCGACATGCTCATTCGCTCGGGAGCCCTGGACATCATTGTTATCGACTCTGTAGCAGCGCTGGTGCCCAAGGCCGAAATTGACGGTGACATGGGAGATAGCCACGTTGGCCTCCAGGCTCGGTTGATGAGCCAGGCCTTGCGCAAGATGACGGGCGCTCTTTCGCAGGCTAATACCACGGCCGTCTTCATCAACCAGTTGCGTGAGAAGATTGGCGTATTCTTTGGTTCGCCTGAGACCACTACCGGCGGCAAGGCTCTGAAGTTCTACGCCTCGGTCCGCCTCGATATTCGACGTATCCAGACCCTGAAAAACGGAGACGAGGCTGTAGGCAACCGCACCAAGGTGAAGGTGGTGAAAAACAAGATGGCCCCGCCCTTCAAAATTGCAGAGTTTGACATTCTCTACGGTGAGGGCATCTCCAAGGAGGGGTCGGTTATCGACATGGCCCTGCAGGCAAACGTGATCAAGAAATCGGGCTCCTGGTTTACCTATGAGGGCGATCAGCTCGGGCAAGGTAGGGAGAATGTTCGCCAGTTCTTGAAAGACAATCCGGGCTTGACCCAAGAGGTTGAGAATAAAGTTAAGGCCGCTTTTGGTCTGCATCCCGCGGGTGAGAGCCAGCCGGACGAGAGTGAGAGCAAGGCTCCATCAGCCTCTGAACCTACAGACAAGGCTGAGGAGCCCGCAACTGGGGCAGACGAACCGCAGGCAGCCAGCAAGGGTCAACCGGTCCTAGCTGCTCAAGCCGCCTGA